The following are from one region of the Cyanobium gracile PCC 6307 genome:
- the ahcY gene encoding adenosylhomocysteinase, whose amino-acid sequence MVATPSSPEAAFAGLQATGSYVIADLGLADWGRKELAIAETEMPGLMALREKFGAEQPLKGARIAGSLHMTIQTAVLIETLVALGAEVRWASCNIFSTQDHAAAAIAAAGIPVFAYKGETLDEYWAFTHRILEWGDGGTPNMILDDGGDATGLVVLGSKAEKDLSVLDNPSSEEEVALFNSIRQRLAVQPGFYSRIYANIQGVTEETTTGVARLYQMQKSGELPFPAINVNDSVTKSKFDNLYGCRESLVDSIKRATDVMVAGKVALVLGYGDVGKGSAQSLRGLGATVMIAEIDPICALQAAMEGYRVVRLEDVVADVDIFVTATGNYQVIRHEHLLAMKNQAIVCNIGHFDNEIDVASLKQYAWENIKPQVDHVILPSGNRIILLAEGRLVNLGCGTGHPSFVMSNSFTNQVLAQIELYTKGDQYGKEVYVLPKHLDEMVARLHLDRIGARLTELTAEQAAYIAVPVEGPYKLDHYRY is encoded by the coding sequence ATGGTGGCAACACCTTCCAGCCCTGAGGCTGCTTTTGCTGGCCTTCAGGCGACAGGTTCCTATGTGATCGCCGATCTCGGCCTGGCCGACTGGGGCCGCAAGGAACTGGCGATCGCCGAAACCGAGATGCCCGGCCTGATGGCCCTGCGCGAGAAGTTCGGTGCCGAGCAGCCCCTGAAGGGCGCCCGGATCGCCGGCAGCCTCCACATGACGATCCAGACCGCCGTTCTGATCGAGACCCTGGTGGCCCTCGGCGCCGAGGTGCGCTGGGCCTCCTGCAACATCTTCTCCACCCAGGACCACGCCGCCGCCGCCATCGCCGCCGCCGGCATCCCGGTGTTCGCCTACAAGGGCGAAACCCTTGATGAGTACTGGGCCTTCACCCACCGCATCCTCGAGTGGGGCGACGGTGGCACCCCCAACATGATCCTCGATGACGGTGGCGATGCCACTGGCCTGGTGGTGCTCGGCAGCAAGGCCGAGAAGGATCTCTCGGTGCTCGACAACCCCTCCAGCGAGGAGGAGGTGGCCCTGTTCAACTCCATCCGCCAGCGGCTGGCGGTGCAGCCCGGCTTCTACTCCCGCATCTACGCCAACATCCAGGGCGTCACCGAGGAGACCACCACCGGCGTGGCCCGTCTGTACCAGATGCAGAAGAGCGGTGAGCTGCCCTTTCCGGCCATCAACGTCAACGATTCGGTCACCAAGAGCAAGTTCGACAACCTCTACGGCTGCCGCGAATCGCTGGTCGACAGCATCAAGCGCGCCACCGACGTGATGGTGGCCGGCAAGGTGGCCCTGGTGCTCGGCTACGGCGACGTGGGCAAGGGTTCGGCCCAGTCCCTGCGCGGGCTCGGCGCCACGGTGATGATCGCCGAGATCGATCCGATCTGCGCCCTGCAGGCCGCCATGGAGGGCTACCGCGTCGTGCGTCTCGAGGACGTGGTGGCGGATGTGGACATCTTCGTGACCGCCACCGGGAACTACCAGGTGATCCGCCACGAGCACCTGCTCGCCATGAAGAACCAGGCGATCGTGTGCAACATCGGCCACTTCGACAACGAAATCGATGTGGCGTCCCTCAAGCAGTACGCCTGGGAGAACATCAAGCCCCAGGTGGATCACGTGATCCTGCCGAGCGGCAACCGGATCATCCTGCTGGCCGAGGGCCGTCTGGTGAACCTGGGCTGCGGCACCGGCCACCCCAGCTTCGTGATGAGCAACTCCTTCACCAACCAGGTGCTGGCCCAGATCGAGCTGTACACCAAGGGCGACCAGTACGGCAAGGAGGTCTACGTCCTGCCCAAGCACCTTGATGAGATGGTGGCCCGCCTGCACCTAGACCGGATCGGCGCCCGGCTCACCGAGCTCACCGCCGAGCAGGCGGCCTACATCGCCGTGCCAGTGGAAGGCCCCTACAAGCTCGACCACTACCGCTACTGA